In the genome of Arthrobacter alpinus, the window TGCCAGCCAGGTGATGAGGATTCCGGAGGTCGACATTCCTCCTGCGAGGGTCAGCGTTCCCTGCTCCACCCCCGCGGTGGTCCACAGCTGTCGGTGCGCGTGAAAATCGGCCAGCACTTGAACGAAAAACATGGTGGAGCCGTACATCAGCATGAGGTCGCCGGGTATGCGGACCCCGGCGCTGAATCCTTCCGCCCAGGCGTCGACAGTGCCGGCGCAGACCGGCGTCCCCGCCGGGATTCCCGTCAACGCGGAGGCGGAATCGGTGACGGTGCCAACGATGTCGGTTGACCATGCCAGCGCAGGCATGGGGATGTGCCCGGCGATGGCGTCCGCCCGCTCCGGAATCCAGTCCTGCCGGTGGACGGCATACAGCGGGTCGCACTGGCTTGCCGTGTGGTGATCCAGGATGTATTCGCCGGTGAGCTTGGCGGTGAGGTAGGAACTGCAGCTGAACCAGTGGCGGGCCGCGGCGAAAACTTCCGGTTCCTGGTCTGCAAGCCAGCGGAGCTTGGGTCCCACCGCCTGGGACGACAGGACCTTGCCGCCGGTGGAGTAGATGGCATCCTCGCCAAATTCCCGGTTCAGGTCTTCGATCTGCTGTTCCGCCCGGGTGTCAATGCCATAGAGGATCGCGGGGCGAAGTGGCGTGTAGTCGGCATCGGTGACGACCAGGCAGGGCCCCATCCCGCTGATGGAGACTCCGGCAACTCTGGTTGGATCGTTCCTGGCGAACAGTTCGCCGCACAGGCCGATGACCTCGGCCCACCACGTATTTTCCGCATCAAACTCCGCCCAGCCCGGACGGGGGAGGGATACCTGGTGTGTGATGGTGGCTGTGTCTAGAATTGCGCCGTCCGAGTTCGTCAGGACGGCTTTGCTGCTTCCGGTGCCTAGGTCAATACCGAGGAACATGTGGATCCGCCTCTGTGATCGGGTCATTGGTGCGTCCCTTCCAGGCTGCCGCTGCCAATGGTGAATGTCTCCATTATGTGGTGAATCTGCGACTGGCGCCGGGAGGGCGTGCGTTCTCAGTGTCCGCGGTGGTCCTGGATGCTCATCCTCGGCCCGAACGACGGCTTGCGGAAACCGCTCAGGTACAGCATCCGCACCACCCGCTGCCTGTGCCCGCGCCACGGTTCGAGAAGTTCCAACATGCCCGCGTCATCCACGGGCTTGCCTGCCAAGGCCCAGCCAACGTAAGCGGCCAGATGAAAATCGCCCACCGCCACTTGGTCAGGATCGCCGTGAGTTCGTTGGGTGACCTCAGCGGCCGTCCATGCGCCGATGCCCGGGATGCTTTGCAACTTTGTGCCAGCTTCTGCTGCCGGCAACTTCGCCAAACGATCCAGGGCCGACGCCGAACGCAGCATCCGCATGATGGTTGCCGAACGCTGGGGTCCAACACCTGCCTTGTGCCACTCCCAGGAGGGAATAGCCGCCCACTGTTGCGCCGTGGGGGCAACCAATAAATCCGCCGGAATCTGCGCGTGTTCGCGCGCTCCGGGCGCTTGCGTGCCAAATTTTCGCAACAACGTCGCGTACCCGCGGTGGGCCTCGACGGTGGTGACCTTTTGCTCGAGGATGGCCGGCACCAGCGAATCAACCACCCGCCCTGTGGCGGGCAGGCGCAGCGCCGGGTACCGGCGTCGTGCTTCCTTGATGCGAGGGGGCAGGGACTGGATGAAATCTGGTGCGTCAAAAGTGGACCAGTCATCCTGCGCGCCAAGCAGTGCAGGAACGGTGGAGAGTGCGTGTTCGGCGCCGGGACCCCAGGTGCGGGCGTGCAACTCGGTGCCGTGTTGGTTGATGCCCAGAGTCGCGGGGCCATCCGGGGTGTTGAAGGCGAGCCAGGCGGCGTCAGGGGTCATCCGGATCGTAGGGTCGCCGGGGCCGCGCCCGATGATGCCCAGCGTCTGGTGCAAATTGAACGGACGGCCGGCATCCCAGACCACGGCGGGCCCTGAAAACATGGTGGCGGTCATGAGTTCATCCTCGCACGGGTGGACGCTGGAAGGCAGTCAAACTAGCTGGGCATCCCGGCGCTCAACCACAATGCCAACACCGCAGCCGGGATTAAGACAACAACAAGACACAACCCGGCCAGGACAAAACGGCTCCACGAGATGGTGATTCCCATGGATTTGAGCCGCGCATGCCACAACAGGGTTGCCAACGATGCCCAAGGACTGATGAGTGGGCCAAGGTTGACGCCAATTAGAAGCGCGGCCAGCCTTACAGAGGAGTCTGCCTGGGTTTCGAGAGCCAAGTAGGCCGGCAGATTGTTGATCGTGTTGGCACTGACGGCGCCGGCGGTGGCGAGTTGAAGCAGACTGGGAAGGCTGTCCCCAGATCCGGCGACCCTAGCCAGCGCAGTGCCCAGGCCATGGTCATGCAACGTTGCAACCACAAGAAACAAACCCAGGGTGAGCAGCAACGGTTGGACCGGCACCATGGCCCATTTCACGGCGGACCGCCTTCGAATCAGAAAAACCAGCAACAAAAACGCGGCAGCGATGCTGGCGGGGATGGCAACGGGGATTCCTGTAACGAGGGCGGGCAACAGGAGTGCAAGTGTGACAGCACTGATCCACAGGAGCGCTCTATCCCTCACCTGGTGAGCTGGCGGGGATTGGTAGCGGCCGCGCAGATCCTTGCGGAAGATCAAGGCCAGAAATGCCAGTGGCACCACGACGCCCACTAGGGCAGGTGCCCACAGCAGGCCGAAGAATCCCAGCGGAGTGGTATCCAACTGATGTTGAGCCAGGAGATTGGTCAAATTGGATACCGGCAAAAACATCGATGCCGTATTGGCCAGCCATGCCGTGGTCAAGGCGAACGCCAAAGGGGGAATTCGCGCATGGCGTGCCAATTGCACAACCAACGGGGTGACGAGCACCGCCGTGGTGTCCAGGGAGAGGAAAACGGTGCTCAGGGTTGCCAAGGCAACAACCAGCAGCCACAAGATCATGATCCGGCCCGTGCTCACGGGACCCGGTACGCGCGGCGTGCCCCATCGGGCCAAGCGCGAGGTTAGGAAATTGAACAAGCCGGCATTGTCGGCAAGCTCGGTCACGACCGTCATGGCAAGGACAAACAAGAGTATAGGAAGTGTGCGGCCCGCCAGCGCTAGAGCTGATTCGCGGCTGAGCAGGCCAGTACCCCACAGAATCAGCCCGACGGCGAAGATCCCGGCAGGCAAACCCGATGCCAAATATTTCTTCATGCGGGTGCCGGTTCCTGCCGGGCTGCTGCGGTCATGGTTCCATGTTCGCACGACGAATTGAATACTCGCCGTCTCCCGTCACGCGCCACGCGAGCGGAGGATTGTTACGGCTCACTAACTGCCCTAGTGCCCCAAATTTTCGCCCATCCGCAGGAACCCCTAGGCTGGTGCTGACCATCCCGAGCGGCCGAGAGATCTGGCTCAATGACGCCGCAGCAACCCTGGTCGACGCCACCACAAAGGCGCCGATGCTGGCAGGGTGCTACCGCCAGAACCGATGGAGTGCCGCATGACCGATTTACTTTCCACGCCTATTTCCGGACCGTCTGCCGAACCGCAGGGCACTGCGGCCATGCCGGTCTCATTCCACAACCTTGGCCGCACATTTGGCACTGGCACGGCCGCGCACACGGTGCTTCGAGACGTCTCCTTTGAGGTTAAAGCAGGGGAGATTGTGGCGCTCCTTGGCCCCTCCGGTTGCGGCAAGTCCACACTCCTGCGCGCCGTGGCCGGGCTCGATGCGCCCAGCTCTGGGACTGTCAGCATTGACGGAACCCCGGTTACTGGCATAGATCCACGCTGCGCCGTGGCGTTTCAGGAACCCCGTTTGCTGCCGTGGAAATCAGTCTCCGGGAACGTGGCAATCGGGGTTCCAGCCGGCTTCGACGCAGCCAAGCGCAACGCAGCAGTTGAAAAGTTGGTGGGTCTCGTGGGGCTTTCCAAGTTTGCCGGACACCGGCCGCGGGAGGTCTCCGGCGGTATGGCTCAACGAGCATCGTTGGCCCGCGCCCTGGCCAGAAACCCCGGAGTCTTGCTGCTCGATGAGCCCTTCGGAGCCCTGGACGCCCTGACCCGAATCACCATGCAGGACCTGCTGCTGGACATTCATGCAGCCGAACCCACCACGGTTCTGCTGGTGACCCACGATGTTGATGAGGCCCTGCAACTTGCCGACCACATCATCTTGTTGGGTCCCGATGGCAGCGACCTTCCCGGCGCAACTATTGTGCGCACCGTTGAAGTTCCAGGCCCTCGCCCCCGTGACCGGGCATCGACTGCCTTGGCCGGCCTGCGCAGCTCCCTGCTCGCCAGTCTCGGCGTCGACGGCCACTAGGACCACACGCCTTCACCGTCTTGTCTGTTCCTTCTTTTCTGAACCGCAACCATTTTGAGGATCATCATGTCTTTTTCTCCCACTGTCAGCCGCCGTTCCTTCTTGGGCGCAGCCGCCGCCATCTCCGCGCTGGCCATGGCCGGATGCGCGGGCGAAAACGCCACAACTGATGGTGCCGCTCAACAAGGTGGCACGTTGAACATCGACTTCGCCACATACAACCCGTTGAGCCTGGTCATCAAGGAAAAGGGCTGGCTTGAGGCAACCTTGGCTGATCAGGGCGTCACGGTGAACTGGCTGCAGTCAGCCGGTTCCAACAAGGCCAACGAAGCGCTGCGGGCCGGTGCCATTGACGTTGGTTCCACGGCCGGATCGGCAGCACTTTTGGCTCGATCAAACAAGTCTCCCATCAAGGCGATCTCCATTTTCTCCCAGCCAGAATGGGCGGCATTGGTGACAGCCAAGGGCTCAACCATCACTTCCGTGGCGGCTCTAAAGGGTAAATCCGTTGCGGCAACCAAGGGTACAGATCCATACTTCTTCCTGGTCCAGGCCCTGGCCGAGGCCGGTCTGAGCACGAAGGACGTGACCGTCGAGAACCTCCAACATGCCGATGGCCGTGCCGCCCTGGCCAACGGTTCCGTTGATGCCTGGTCAGGCCTGGATCCCATTATGGCCAGTGCCGAGCAAGACGGTGCGTCGCTGTTTTACCGAAACCTGAACTTCAACACCTATGGTTTCCTCAATGCCACCGAGTCGTTCTTGAAGGAGAAGCCGGAACTGGCCCAGACCGTGGTTGACGCGTATGAAAAGGCTCGGGTCTGGGCCTCGGAAAACCCCGAAGAGACGGCTCAGATCTTGGCCTCAGCCGCTGGTCTCAAGCCGGAAGTCGCCAACACTGTCATCCTGGAACGCAGCAATCTAGGGGTCTCCGGCGTCCCCGGCGAAAAGCAGCAGGCCGTGCTGGCCAAGATCGGGCCCACCTTCGTGGAGCTTGGCGACGTGAAGACCCAGGGAGAAGTTGATGACGCGCTGGCGAGCTTGCTGGATGACTCCTTTGCCACGAAGGCCAATCCGGCAAACATCAAGGAAGCATCATGACGGTAAGAGCAGGCGCCGCCACGAAATCGCCCGGGCGCACGGCACCCTCGGGCAAGGCTCTGCTCTCAAACGGATGGGCCAAGCTTGGCTTGGGTTTGATCTTGCCCGTGCTGATCTTGCTGGCCTGGCACTTGAGCACGGCGGCCGGAATCTTCTCCCCGGTTCAGTTGCCGGCACCTCGCACGGTGTTAGAGGCCGCCGGAGAGCTGATTTCACGCAATGAACTGTTCAACCACGTTGCCATCTCCACTCAGCGGGTGTTGCTCGGATTTGTGGTTGGTGCTGCGCTGGGTATTTCGCTTGGGGCGCTGGTGGGCTTGTCCAAGATTGCTGAGGTGGTGCTGGGACCAACCATCGGCGCGCTGCGGGCTGTCCCTTCACTGGCCTGGGTGCCCCTGTTGATCCTGTGGATGAAGATTGGGGAGGATTCCAAGGTCACCTTGATAGTAATTGGTGCGTTCTTCCCCGTGTTCACCACGGTGTCATTGGCGCTGCGTCACGTGGATAAAAACCTCGTGGAGGCTGCACGGGCCTTTGGCCTCAAGGGTGTGAAACTGCTGACGACGGTCCAGCTGCCGGCCGTTGTCCCGGCCATTTTTTCCGGCCTGCGGCTGGCTCTGGCCCAAGCCTGGTTGTTCCTGGTTGCCGCGGAACTCATTGCCTCGTCCATGGGTCTGGGCTTCCTCCTGACAGATTCTCAATCCAATGGCCGCACCGACAGGCTGCTGTTGGCCATCATCCTGCTGGCCATTCTCGGTAAGATCACGGATGCCTTGCTGGGGCTGGCCGAGAAGTGGGCTGTACGCCGCTGGTCTTGAGCGGTTGCCGCCCGCAGTAGCAAAGTAGTGTCCGCCCCAGTAGGGTGGCACCAATACTTCGGCAGATGAATCGAGAAGTGAATTGGGGACGCCATGAGGTTTGCTCAAGGGTCTGGATGGTGCATCAGCATGGATGCCTCGTGGCCGCTTTCGGTAGCACTGTACGTTCGTGATGCTTTGGGCCTTGCAGCGACCAAGCCGTTCTTTGTGCCTCCGGTAGTTCCGGAAGTGCCCGAGCAGATACCCGCAACAGGACCCCTCAGTGACGTTGTCTTGGCCGGCGAGTGGGCGCACTGGTTTGCCGATTTGGTTCGAACCCGCAACGGCATCCGTTCCCTGGACGAGCTGTTGCTTGAAGACCGCCACCCCGAGCTTCAGGACTCCGTGCAGCAACACTTCATCGCAGCCCAGAGCGCCGCGGAACTATTCAAGGTCTCGTACCACGACGAGCTCATGCGTGCGGGAAAGAACCACGGTGCCATCCCTTCCCGGCTGGTGCACACCATTGAAAAGGAGTTGGGCCGCCGCGCGTCCCCCTTTGAATTGGCGGTCAGGGTTGTTCCGGTTCAGGGTCAATGGCTTCACCGGCCCTTCCCCAAGCTGGTTCTCATGAGCAGTGCCGCGCAATTTGATTCCGATGCGCAGTTCCGCCTGCTGGGCCCCATACTCAGGGAACTGGCCAGCTAAACCCGGCCCTCCGGCGTCGAACTTTCCCCGGACAAACCCTCAGCCGCCACCTGCAGGATTTCCCGGCAGGCCAAAATAGCCGGACGACGGCGGCTGGCCCGGCGCGCGGCCGTGAACACTGTACGACGGGGGAGCCCAGGCAGATCGATCAGGGTTAGTGCCGGTTCCCGCCCCGTCCACATCAGATCCGGCATCAAGGCCACGGCATGCCCGGATTCAATGAGACGTACCTGGGCCTGGAGATCGGCCGTTTCAAAACGCACATCCGGTTCAAAACCAGCTTGCCGGCACGCCTGTTCGGCCCAGTGCCGCGAGGCTGCGCCGCGCGGCTCCATGACCCATGGCAGCCCGGCGGTGTCCTCAAGATGCGTGATGGGCTCGGCGCGCAGCCTGGCCACGGTTCCTTCCACGCCGGGGGAGGGGACTGCCAGTCGGATGGCATCGGTGGTCAGGACCACGCGGTCCAACTCCGGATGCCGTGGCGCGGCGTGTCCGGGGTATTGCTCGGCCACAACCATGTCGAAATCGCGCGCCCACGTCTCGTACAACGCCGTTTCCGGCTCGCGCTGGGTCATTTCGATGCGCACGTCCGGGTAGTTCTGCGACATCGCCGTGAGCAACTCCGGCAGCAGGGCCAAGGCTGCGGATTGGAAGACGGCCAGTTTTACCGTCCCTGCCACGGTTGTCAGCGAGGCCGCCATGTCCGCTTCGGCGCGCTCGAGGGATTCCACGATCTCCGCCGTGTGGGCCACCAAAATCTCCGCCTGTGCGGTTAGCTGCACGCGTCGGCCTACTTTGCGGAGCAGTTTCACCCCGGCTTCCTTCTCCAAAAGAGCCAGTTGCTGGGACACCGCAGACGGGCTGTATTGCAGGGCCAGGGCCACATCGGCCAGGGTTCCGCGGATGTGCAATTCACGCAGCAGCCGCAGGCGTTTTACGTCCAGCACGAGACTCTCCAAATAGTTAAGTAAAACTGACTAATATTCGTCAAAAAACACCACTTTTACTTATTGAATATTAGCTCCATACTGGACTCAATGGGAACCCGGCGGGCGTCTTTGGGCGATGTCGCCAGTGGGCCCACTAGCAATCGATCACCAGCAGAAAAGAACCCACCAGACACCATGACAAGCACCGTCCCTGCGGCCACCGCCGCGAACATCCCGGTCCCTGGCAACGACCTTGCCGAGGAGACCATCGCATTGGTCCGGCACTGGCTCGGCGAAGCTGCCACATTCCCCGCCGACGTCTCGGCACAGCGACTGGCTGGCGTCCTGAAGGACCCCAACGGCCTTGACTTCACAGTTGGCTTCGTTGACGGCGTGATCCGCCCCGAAGACCTCGCCGTGGCCGCCCGCAACCTGGCCGCACTGGCCCCCAAGGTTCCGGCGTTCCTGCCCTGGTACATGCGCGGCGCAGTCCGCCTCGGTGGCGTCATGGCCCCCATCCTGCCGGGCATTGTCATCCCGATCGCCCGCAGGGTTCTCCGGGACATGGTGGGCCACCTGATCGTGGACGCCACCGACGCCAAGCTGGGCCCGGCCATCGCCAAGATCCGCAAGGGCGGCGTTGACCTGAACATCAACCTGCTCGGCGAAGCCGTGCTGGGCGACAACGAAGCCGCCCGCCGCCTGCAGGGGACACTGGACCTGCTGGCGCGCGACGACGTGGACTACGTCTCCATCAAGGAATCCTCCACCGTTGCACCGCACTCCCCGTGGGCCTT includes:
- a CDS encoding FGGY-family carbohydrate kinase, whose product is MTRSQRRIHMFLGIDLGTGSSKAVLTNSDGAILDTATITHQVSLPRPGWAEFDAENTWWAEVIGLCGELFARNDPTRVAGVSISGMGPCLVVTDADYTPLRPAILYGIDTRAEQQIEDLNREFGEDAIYSTGGKVLSSQAVGPKLRWLADQEPEVFAAARHWFSCSSYLTAKLTGEYILDHHTASQCDPLYAVHRQDWIPERADAIAGHIPMPALAWSTDIVGTVTDSASALTGIPAGTPVCAGTVDAWAEGFSAGVRIPGDLMLMYGSTMFFVQVLADFHAHRQLWTTAGVEQGTLTLAGGMSTSGILITWLAHLFGDAPMETLMAEALDAGPGADGLLVLPYFAGERSPILDPDARGTIIGLTLRHGRGHLVRAALEGICFGLRQSLELFESSGQPIQRILAVGGGTQGTLWTQLVSDILGRTQIIPEQTIGASYGDALMAAIATGAVPPETDWTRMARVVEPDPASAQQYDFLYEKYCQLYPATAGHMHALAKIQRGGA
- a CDS encoding DNA-3-methyladenine glycosylase family protein, yielding MTATMFSGPAVVWDAGRPFNLHQTLGIIGRGPGDPTIRMTPDAAWLAFNTPDGPATLGINQHGTELHARTWGPGAEHALSTVPALLGAQDDWSTFDAPDFIQSLPPRIKEARRRYPALRLPATGRVVDSLVPAILEQKVTTVEAHRGYATLLRKFGTQAPGAREHAQIPADLLVAPTAQQWAAIPSWEWHKAGVGPQRSATIMRMLRSASALDRLAKLPAAEAGTKLQSIPGIGAWTAAEVTQRTHGDPDQVAVGDFHLAAYVGWALAGKPVDDAGMLELLEPWRGHRQRVVRMLYLSGFRKPSFGPRMSIQDHRGH
- a CDS encoding SLC13 family permease — its product is MRTWNHDRSSPAGTGTRMKKYLASGLPAGIFAVGLILWGTGLLSRESALALAGRTLPILLFVLAMTVVTELADNAGLFNFLTSRLARWGTPRVPGPVSTGRIMILWLLVVALATLSTVFLSLDTTAVLVTPLVVQLARHARIPPLAFALTTAWLANTASMFLPVSNLTNLLAQHQLDTTPLGFFGLLWAPALVGVVVPLAFLALIFRKDLRGRYQSPPAHQVRDRALLWISAVTLALLLPALVTGIPVAIPASIAAAFLLLVFLIRRRSAVKWAMVPVQPLLLTLGLFLVVATLHDHGLGTALARVAGSGDSLPSLLQLATAGAVSANTINNLPAYLALETQADSSVRLAALLIGVNLGPLISPWASLATLLWHARLKSMGITISWSRFVLAGLCLVVVLIPAAVLALWLSAGMPS
- a CDS encoding ABC transporter ATP-binding protein; this encodes MTDLLSTPISGPSAEPQGTAAMPVSFHNLGRTFGTGTAAHTVLRDVSFEVKAGEIVALLGPSGCGKSTLLRAVAGLDAPSSGTVSIDGTPVTGIDPRCAVAFQEPRLLPWKSVSGNVAIGVPAGFDAAKRNAAVEKLVGLVGLSKFAGHRPREVSGGMAQRASLARALARNPGVLLLDEPFGALDALTRITMQDLLLDIHAAEPTTVLLVTHDVDEALQLADHIILLGPDGSDLPGATIVRTVEVPGPRPRDRASTALAGLRSSLLASLGVDGH
- a CDS encoding aliphatic sulfonate ABC transporter substrate-binding protein, translating into MSFSPTVSRRSFLGAAAAISALAMAGCAGENATTDGAAQQGGTLNIDFATYNPLSLVIKEKGWLEATLADQGVTVNWLQSAGSNKANEALRAGAIDVGSTAGSAALLARSNKSPIKAISIFSQPEWAALVTAKGSTITSVAALKGKSVAATKGTDPYFFLVQALAEAGLSTKDVTVENLQHADGRAALANGSVDAWSGLDPIMASAEQDGASLFYRNLNFNTYGFLNATESFLKEKPELAQTVVDAYEKARVWASENPEETAQILASAAGLKPEVANTVILERSNLGVSGVPGEKQQAVLAKIGPTFVELGDVKTQGEVDDALASLLDDSFATKANPANIKEAS
- a CDS encoding ABC transporter permease, with protein sequence MTVRAGAATKSPGRTAPSGKALLSNGWAKLGLGLILPVLILLAWHLSTAAGIFSPVQLPAPRTVLEAAGELISRNELFNHVAISTQRVLLGFVVGAALGISLGALVGLSKIAEVVLGPTIGALRAVPSLAWVPLLILWMKIGEDSKVTLIVIGAFFPVFTTVSLALRHVDKNLVEAARAFGLKGVKLLTTVQLPAVVPAIFSGLRLALAQAWLFLVAAELIASSMGLGFLLTDSQSNGRTDRLLLAIILLAILGKITDALLGLAEKWAVRRWS
- a CDS encoding LysR family transcriptional regulator, with translation MLDVKRLRLLRELHIRGTLADVALALQYSPSAVSQQLALLEKEAGVKLLRKVGRRVQLTAQAEILVAHTAEIVESLERAEADMAASLTTVAGTVKLAVFQSAALALLPELLTAMSQNYPDVRIEMTQREPETALYETWARDFDMVVAEQYPGHAAPRHPELDRVVLTTDAIRLAVPSPGVEGTVARLRAEPITHLEDTAGLPWVMEPRGAASRHWAEQACRQAGFEPDVRFETADLQAQVRLIESGHAVALMPDLMWTGREPALTLIDLPGLPRRTVFTAARRASRRRPAILACREILQVAAEGLSGESSTPEGRV